A window of the Butyricimonas virosa genome harbors these coding sequences:
- a CDS encoding thioredoxin domain-containing protein has product MKKFVLLVLILITGLTVFSQGIEFQKGRYAEVLEMAKKQNKLVFIDIYTSWCGPCKHMADNVFPQAKVGEYYNAHFLNLKLDAEKSEDGKMVAKTFGVSAYPTFLFVNGDGELVYRFLGGKTVDMFVKEGEKAVDAFAARPELKKYTKKYEEGNRDKEFLNQYFILKDRSGLDCSDVLLDYFALVDDSQLLDSINVPRIGKITVFDKKLANRFVDAACVEAANPVKDKKHSTAVNKAICTFLSACVQKTAQADQEENFEEVLALKDRLFKATGAKNSATAASLGGGNIYIPSELLRLNYYSAKKKLDKFNHLFINYIAELQKKYEGSREEKIAMLKAMEAKLKEAKESGNEAEYQAARKLNAMMSAFSSIDDYYTSTSMIENVERYEEIYEGEKDAAYKDRVAGWYVFLHQLSPSAKTAAYVADKLLALDKKGQAKEVLTLGLKDGSSAAGVEESDVKACQAKLDELK; this is encoded by the coding sequence ATGAAAAAATTCGTGTTGTTAGTATTGATTTTAATCACTGGTTTAACCGTGTTTTCACAGGGAATAGAATTCCAAAAGGGACGGTATGCAGAGGTATTGGAAATGGCGAAGAAGCAAAATAAGTTGGTATTTATAGATATATATACCTCTTGGTGTGGACCTTGTAAGCATATGGCAGATAACGTGTTCCCGCAAGCTAAAGTCGGCGAATATTATAACGCTCATTTTTTGAACTTGAAATTGGATGCAGAAAAGAGTGAAGACGGGAAAATGGTTGCGAAAACATTTGGAGTATCTGCTTATCCCACTTTCCTTTTTGTTAACGGGGACGGGGAATTGGTTTACCGTTTCTTGGGGGGTAAAACCGTGGATATGTTTGTCAAGGAAGGAGAAAAAGCCGTGGATGCTTTTGCGGCTCGGCCGGAATTGAAGAAATACACGAAGAAATATGAGGAAGGAAACAGAGATAAAGAATTCTTGAATCAGTATTTTATATTGAAAGATAGATCCGGTTTGGATTGTAGTGATGTGTTACTTGATTATTTTGCTTTGGTAGATGATAGTCAGTTGTTGGATTCAATAAATGTTCCGCGTATTGGTAAGATTACGGTCTTTGACAAAAAATTAGCCAACCGATTTGTAGATGCGGCTTGTGTGGAGGCTGCTAATCCAGTGAAGGATAAAAAGCATTCTACTGCCGTGAATAAAGCCATTTGTACATTCTTGAGTGCTTGCGTTCAAAAGACGGCACAAGCCGATCAAGAGGAAAATTTCGAGGAAGTGTTGGCTTTGAAAGATCGTTTATTTAAAGCGACAGGAGCTAAAAATAGTGCCACAGCGGCTTCATTGGGAGGAGGAAATATTTATATCCCTTCAGAGCTATTGCGTTTAAACTATTATTCGGCTAAAAAGAAATTGGATAAGTTTAATCATCTTTTTATTAATTATATCGCAGAACTTCAAAAAAAATACGAGGGAAGTCGCGAGGAGAAAATAGCCATGCTTAAGGCTATGGAAGCCAAATTGAAAGAGGCCAAAGAAAGTGGAAATGAGGCGGAATATCAAGCGGCAAGGAAGCTAAATGCGATGATGTCTGCTTTTTCAAGTATTGATGATTACTATACTTCAACGAGTATGATCGAGAACGTGGAACGTTACGAAGAGATATATGAAGGAGAGAAGGATGCTGCATACAAGGATCGAGTTGCCGGTTGGTACGTGTTTTTACATCAGTTGAGTCCTTCTGCGAAGACGGCGGCATACGTGGCCGATAAGTTATTAGCCTTGGACAAAAAGGGGCAAGCGAAAGAAGTTTTGACCTTGGGATTGAAAGATGGAAGTTCTGCGGCGGGGGTTGAAGAGAGTGACGTGAAAGCTTGTCAGGCAAAATTGGATGAATTAAAATAA
- a CDS encoding thioredoxin family protein: MKKIGFIVQFLCLALFSFGQSAGDGIRFIEGEKWENVLKMAQEQDKYIFMDCYTSWCGPCKALAKDIFTRKDVGDFFNANFINVKYDMEKGVGKDLYKHYKSNIIGFPTLLLINKEGKVVHQMAGFQEANVLIDGMKAGMEGKSLFAYKDRYAAGERELAFLKDYVVALQGAFLKDDIENIVLDYMKTIPVEKLQEKEIWDFVGAYIKDPYSPQFDYVIFNIDRLANKVKFDRYSVERQLGWALERAVDQVVEVKFDKDGTPLRLVDAAGKVDTLLRLIDRGNLKRAETLRAKIRIYELELAQKWNEIYECQMMYRGIKALGFSDRYLEETAQYLAAYCPDKAVIEKYLTLIEKLQQEEDKGSSKLRSYYYGTLSVLHAKLGNAAKAKEFKKMDEKIKAEKAKEFESFLKKSN; the protein is encoded by the coding sequence ATGAAAAAGATTGGATTTATAGTACAATTTTTATGTTTGGCCTTGTTCTCGTTCGGGCAGTCGGCTGGCGACGGGATTCGTTTTATTGAAGGCGAGAAATGGGAAAATGTCTTGAAAATGGCCCAAGAGCAGGACAAATATATCTTCATGGATTGCTATACCTCTTGGTGTGGCCCGTGCAAGGCTTTAGCTAAAGATATTTTTACTCGTAAAGACGTGGGCGACTTTTTTAATGCGAATTTCATCAACGTAAAGTATGATATGGAAAAAGGCGTGGGGAAAGATTTATACAAACATTATAAATCCAATATCATCGGATTCCCGACGCTCCTATTGATTAACAAGGAAGGAAAAGTTGTACACCAGATGGCCGGGTTTCAAGAGGCGAATGTATTGATCGACGGGATGAAAGCCGGGATGGAAGGTAAAAGTTTGTTCGCTTATAAGGACAGATACGCGGCAGGAGAGCGTGAGCTTGCCTTTTTGAAAGATTATGTTGTCGCTTTGCAAGGAGCCTTTTTGAAGGATGATATTGAGAACATTGTACTCGATTACATGAAAACGATACCTGTGGAAAAATTACAGGAGAAAGAAATTTGGGATTTCGTGGGTGCTTATATTAAAGATCCTTATTCTCCGCAATTTGACTACGTGATTTTTAATATAGACCGTTTGGCCAATAAAGTAAAGTTTGATCGTTATAGCGTGGAGAGACAACTGGGTTGGGCTTTGGAAAGAGCCGTGGATCAGGTGGTAGAGGTTAAGTTTGACAAGGATGGTACACCTTTGCGCCTGGTTGATGCCGCGGGAAAAGTGGATACGTTGTTACGGTTGATTGATCGCGGGAATCTGAAACGTGCGGAAACGTTACGTGCCAAAATTAGGATTTATGAATTGGAATTGGCTCAAAAGTGGAATGAAATATATGAATGTCAGATGATGTATCGTGGTATAAAAGCTTTGGGATTCTCTGATCGTTATTTGGAGGAAACGGCTCAATATTTGGCCGCATATTGTCCGGATAAAGCCGTAATCGAAAAATATTTGACCTTAATCGAAAAATTGCAGCAAGAAGAAGACAAGGGGAGTTCTAAATTAAGATCTTATTATTACGGGACTCTTTCTGTTTTGCATGCTAAACTTGGTAATGCTGCAAAAGCGAAAGAGTTCAAAAAAATGGACGAGAAAATTAAAGCTGAGAAAGCGAAAGAGTTCGAGTCATTTTTGAAAAAATCGAATTAA
- a CDS encoding TlpA disulfide reductase family protein has product MKKIVSGLLMGLFFVGCTEQETTYTIQGEWEGGDGKVVYLKKDLGDKKYEILDSAVVVKGSFKMQKPLGDVDERILEINGGTNIIILDSVPIHVKCETVKKMNRGKEVESVKAEISGSVEQDIFKTMLLTQRDEMLVMLGFSFMSKSGKENTAMQDSLGQMYLAVKARTAQTIDSLVTNYPDCHATALIIDKFVIKSRDLVEVEKMYESLTPRIKNAYLGRKLKTSIDNIKRTSIGNVAPDFTLPTPDGKNVSLSDYRGKIVLLDFWASWCGPCLREVPNVKKVYDKFHDKGFEILSVSLDNKKDNWVNAIEKNDLNWGHVSSLKGWGCPVAKLYNVSGVPAMLLIDKEGKIVATKLRGDLLMEKVAEQFEE; this is encoded by the coding sequence ATGAAAAAGATTGTCAGTGGATTACTAATGGGATTGTTTTTCGTGGGGTGTACCGAACAAGAGACAACTTATACTATTCAAGGAGAGTGGGAAGGTGGAGATGGAAAAGTGGTTTATTTGAAAAAGGACTTGGGAGACAAGAAATATGAAATACTGGATTCCGCTGTTGTGGTGAAAGGTAGTTTTAAGATGCAAAAACCGCTTGGAGACGTGGATGAAAGGATTTTGGAAATAAATGGCGGTACGAACATCATCATTTTGGACTCCGTTCCGATTCATGTGAAGTGCGAAACCGTGAAGAAGATGAATAGGGGAAAAGAAGTCGAGAGTGTTAAAGCGGAAATATCCGGGAGCGTGGAGCAGGATATTTTTAAAACGATGCTATTGACACAGCGGGATGAAATGTTGGTCATGTTGGGATTTTCTTTCATGAGTAAGAGCGGGAAGGAAAATACTGCCATGCAGGATTCTTTGGGACAGATGTATCTTGCTGTAAAGGCGAGAACGGCGCAAACGATTGATAGTTTGGTTACGAACTATCCCGATTGCCATGCGACGGCATTGATTATTGATAAATTTGTTATCAAGAGTAGAGATTTGGTGGAAGTTGAAAAAATGTACGAGAGCTTGACTCCTCGTATCAAAAATGCTTATTTAGGACGTAAATTGAAAACATCGATTGATAATATCAAAAGGACATCAATCGGTAATGTTGCTCCGGATTTCACCTTGCCGACTCCGGATGGAAAGAACGTTTCTTTATCCGATTATCGGGGAAAAATTGTTTTACTTGATTTTTGGGCGTCTTGGTGTGGCCCTTGTTTGCGTGAAGTGCCTAATGTAAAGAAAGTTTATGACAAGTTCCATGATAAAGGATTTGAAATATTGAGCGTGTCACTGGATAATAAAAAGGATAATTGGGTGAATGCGATTGAAAAGAACGATTTGAATTGGGGCCATGTTTCTTCTTTGAAGGGATGGGGTTGTCCGGTGGCAAAATTGTATAACGTGAGCGGGGTGCCGGCCATGTTACTGATAGACAAAGAGGGGAAAATTGTTGCTACTAAATTGCGGGGAGATCTGTTGATGGAAAAAGTTGCAGAACAATTTGAAGAATAA
- a CDS encoding thioredoxin family protein gives MMRRIFFTIAILLFSWNVFSQGIQFEIGSWKEVLQKAKQENKLIFVDLYTTWCGPCKKMAAETFPQQAVGDYFNKNFVNYKIDAEKGEGPELAGKYEVSAYPTLVFVNAAGELVYKFMGVRTADKLIAEGEKAVRLYALAPSIAAMEKEYEQGKRGKVFLGEYYALLKESGAGGGIVLNEYLKCLSDEELLLEENVSNIGNISIFDPVLFDRLVKGIKKVEGENKKLGNRLNTSVMKSLSACFATCVKEKDEKALEGILGVKAGLGNLENGMSAMMGGGKSYLPAEQLRLDFYSNNRLDDKFKTLMSEYMIAQQQENSIDSLRKTEEITNRHFEMLIDSARMKNDSAAIVSIRKTMGMASLFGGVKYKLLSSFVISATRHYWKITDQQNVGEKKKCIAWVNYAYQLDRTPATAWGCADLLEEIGEKQGAKKLLNDVLEVIKNNSLSDADPKDIQSVTERVEKM, from the coding sequence ATGATGAGAAGAATATTTTTTACAATAGCCATTTTGCTTTTCTCGTGGAACGTGTTTTCACAGGGGATTCAGTTCGAAATCGGTAGCTGGAAAGAAGTTTTGCAGAAAGCAAAACAGGAGAATAAACTGATCTTTGTAGACCTGTACACGACGTGGTGTGGTCCTTGTAAGAAAATGGCCGCAGAGACTTTTCCCCAGCAGGCCGTGGGAGATTACTTCAACAAGAATTTCGTCAATTACAAGATTGATGCGGAGAAAGGTGAAGGACCGGAACTAGCGGGTAAATACGAGGTTTCGGCTTACCCGACGTTAGTTTTCGTGAATGCAGCAGGCGAGTTGGTGTATAAGTTTATGGGAGTCCGTACGGCCGATAAACTTATCGCTGAAGGAGAGAAAGCCGTGCGTTTGTATGCGCTGGCTCCCAGTATTGCAGCGATGGAGAAAGAATACGAACAAGGAAAACGGGGAAAAGTATTCTTGGGAGAGTATTACGCTTTATTGAAAGAGTCCGGGGCAGGCGGTGGTATTGTCCTGAACGAGTACTTGAAATGTCTCTCTGATGAGGAGTTGTTGTTGGAAGAGAACGTGAGTAATATAGGTAATATTTCTATTTTTGATCCGGTTCTTTTTGATCGTTTGGTCAAGGGTATCAAGAAGGTCGAGGGCGAAAACAAGAAGTTGGGTAACCGTTTGAACACATCCGTGATGAAGAGCTTGAGCGCTTGTTTTGCCACTTGCGTGAAAGAGAAGGATGAAAAGGCGTTGGAAGGAATTCTTGGCGTGAAGGCCGGGTTGGGAAATCTGGAGAATGGAATGTCCGCCATGATGGGTGGCGGTAAATCTTATCTTCCGGCAGAGCAGTTGCGTTTGGATTTCTATTCGAATAACCGTCTAGACGATAAATTCAAGACGTTGATGAGCGAGTACATGATTGCCCAGCAGCAAGAGAATAGCATCGATTCCCTGAGAAAGACGGAAGAGATAACAAATCGACATTTTGAGATGCTGATTGATTCAGCTAGAATGAAGAATGATTCTGCCGCAATCGTGAGTATAAGGAAGACGATGGGTATGGCGAGCCTGTTTGGAGGGGTGAAGTATAAACTATTATCCTCTTTCGTGATCAGTGCTACCCGTCATTACTGGAAGATTACCGATCAGCAGAATGTAGGAGAGAAAAAGAAATGTATCGCTTGGGTAAACTATGCTTATCAGTTGGATCGAACTCCGGCGACGGCTTGGGGATGTGCGGATTTGTTGGAAGAGATCGGGGAGAAACAAGGAGCTAAAAAGCTTTTGAATGATGTGTTGGAAGTTATTAAAAATAACTCGCTAAGTGATGCTGATCCGAAGGATATTCAATCAGTGACGGAGCGTGTGGAAAAAATGTAA
- a CDS encoding GNAT family N-acetyltransferase, translating into MDEMILETERLVLRKLEQSDFREACKLLQDPEVMYAYEGAFSDQEVQVWLDKMFRRYENDGFALWAVVEKGSGELIGQCGITYQEYNGGWVPEVGYLFRKEFWHKGFATEAAIACKEYAFQVLDFDDVYSIIRDSNVASQNVARRNGMSEVDILIKYYRGVEMPHIVFRASRKNI; encoded by the coding sequence ATGGATGAAATGATACTGGAAACGGAAAGATTGGTTCTAAGAAAGTTAGAGCAGAGTGATTTTAGAGAGGCTTGTAAATTATTACAGGATCCCGAAGTGATGTATGCTTACGAGGGGGCCTTTAGTGATCAGGAAGTTCAGGTATGGTTGGACAAGATGTTTCGACGGTACGAGAATGACGGTTTCGCTTTATGGGCGGTTGTCGAGAAGGGTAGCGGGGAGCTTATCGGGCAATGTGGCATCACGTATCAAGAATATAACGGGGGATGGGTGCCGGAAGTCGGTTATTTGTTCCGGAAAGAATTTTGGCATAAAGGATTTGCTACAGAGGCAGCTATTGCTTGTAAAGAGTATGCTTTTCAGGTTCTGGATTTTGATGATGTTTATTCCATTATTCGAGATTCGAACGTGGCCTCCCAGAATGTGGCACGACGAAACGGAATGAGTGAAGTTGATATTCTTATCAAATATTACCGGGGAGTCGAAATGCCGCATATCGTTTTTAGGGCATCGAGAAAAAATATTTAA
- a CDS encoding cell division protein FtsX encodes MSQTESRKGKSAYFVPTISISLVLIVVGMLVFILLNARAISDHVKRNIGFAVIVKDNTNEVEIKRVQKILDTQPYVYTSKYVTKEQAAKSFKKEMGEDFERILGANPLLPSIEIKLNPAYANNDSLAMIEKGLARFDIIHEVYYQKSMIESINENIRRITILFLIVGAVLVLISFTLIRNMIHLAVYSQRLLIKTMQLVGATPFFICKPFVYGSMWRGFFGALIANLVLLGAIFFVQENVGNVINIMRQDVILFMVAFVILSGVVLSFFSAWFSVRRYLRRDLNDLYV; translated from the coding sequence ATGTCGCAGACAGAAAGTAGAAAGGGAAAAAGTGCTTATTTTGTTCCCACAATCAGTATTTCTCTGGTATTGATTGTGGTCGGTATGCTTGTATTTATTTTGTTGAATGCTCGGGCGATTTCGGATCATGTGAAACGGAATATCGGTTTTGCCGTGATCGTGAAGGATAACACGAATGAGGTGGAGATCAAGCGGGTGCAAAAGATTCTGGATACCCAGCCTTACGTTTACACTTCCAAGTATGTGACAAAGGAACAGGCTGCGAAGTCTTTCAAGAAAGAGATGGGAGAGGATTTTGAGCGAATTTTGGGAGCAAACCCATTGTTGCCTTCCATTGAGATCAAGTTGAACCCGGCATATGCGAATAACGATTCGCTGGCGATGATAGAGAAAGGATTGGCAAGATTTGATATTATTCATGAGGTGTATTACCAGAAATCCATGATTGAAAGTATTAACGAGAATATACGGCGGATCACGATTCTCTTTTTGATTGTCGGGGCGGTGTTGGTGTTGATTTCGTTCACGTTGATTCGTAACATGATTCATCTGGCGGTTTACTCGCAGCGGCTGTTGATCAAAACGATGCAGTTGGTGGGGGCCACGCCGTTTTTTATATGCAAGCCTTTCGTGTACGGGAGTATGTGGCGAGGGTTCTTCGGGGCACTGATCGCTAACTTGGTTTTGCTGGGAGCGATATTTTTCGTGCAGGAGAACGTGGGGAACGTGATTAATATTATGCGGCAGGATGTGATTCTGTTTATGGTGGCTTTTGTGATCCTGTCTGGGGTGGTGTTGTCATTTTTCTCGGCTTGGTTCTCGGTACGTCGTTATTTGCGGCGGGATTTGAATGATTTATACGTGTAA
- a CDS encoding DUF3098 domain-containing protein, with protein sequence MARILNEKKDGFPIPKDNYKMILIGFGIVIVGFLLMMGGGADSPDTFNYDIFSFRRITLAPIVVLFGFGFVFWGIMRKPKTKGEEKN encoded by the coding sequence ATGGCAAGAATTTTAAACGAAAAGAAAGACGGTTTTCCTATACCGAAGGATAATTACAAGATGATCCTAATCGGTTTCGGGATCGTTATTGTGGGCTTCCTCTTGATGATGGGAGGGGGAGCGGATTCGCCCGATACATTTAATTATGACATTTTTAGTTTTCGCCGGATCACGTTAGCGCCCATCGTGGTGTTATTCGGTTTCGGTTTCGTTTTCTGGGGTATTATGCGGAAACCCAAAACGAAGGGGGAGGAGAAAAATTAA
- a CDS encoding undecaprenyl-diphosphate phosphatase, whose translation MEWFEALVLGIIQGLTEFLPVSSSGHLQIFSALFGLEGEENLTFAVAVHAATVCSTIVILWKEVSVLFKGFFVFKYNDEMVYVLKIFLSMIPVAIVGFCFKDYVETLFGSGLTVVGCMLLVTAVLLSFAYYASPRVKEKISYRDAFVIGLAQACAVLPGLSRSGSTIATGILLGNKKEAVAKFSFLMVLIPILGEALLDLMKGGFSAEASGISTMSLLVGFMAAFVSGCIACRWMINIVKKGKLIWFALYCAIVGILTIVLG comes from the coding sequence ATGGAGTGGTTTGAGGCATTGGTGCTTGGTATCATCCAGGGACTTACAGAGTTTTTACCGGTGAGTAGTTCCGGGCATTTGCAGATTTTTAGCGCTCTCTTCGGGTTAGAAGGAGAGGAAAATTTAACATTTGCCGTGGCGGTTCATGCGGCAACGGTTTGTAGTACGATCGTGATTTTGTGGAAAGAGGTTTCTGTGTTGTTCAAGGGCTTTTTCGTGTTCAAGTATAATGATGAAATGGTCTACGTGCTGAAGATATTTCTTTCCATGATACCGGTGGCTATCGTGGGATTTTGTTTCAAGGATTACGTGGAGACGTTATTTGGTTCGGGATTGACGGTTGTGGGGTGTATGTTGCTGGTAACGGCGGTGTTGTTGTCATTCGCTTATTATGCAAGCCCCCGGGTGAAAGAGAAAATCTCGTACCGGGATGCGTTTGTGATCGGATTGGCGCAAGCGTGTGCCGTGTTGCCCGGTTTGTCCCGTTCCGGTTCGACTATTGCAACCGGTATATTGTTGGGAAACAAGAAGGAGGCGGTGGCCAAATTCTCTTTTTTGATGGTGTTGATTCCCATTTTGGGTGAGGCTTTGCTGGATTTGATGAAAGGAGGATTTTCGGCGGAAGCAAGTGGTATCTCAACAATGTCGCTGTTAGTGGGATTCATGGCGGCTTTTGTCTCGGGATGTATAGCTTGTCGTTGGATGATTAATATCGTGAAAAAGGGTAAGTTGATTTGGTTTGCTCTTTATTGCGCTATTGTGGGAATATTGACGATTGTTTTGGGATAA
- the truB gene encoding tRNA pseudouridine(55) synthase TruB yields the protein MSKWGNIFFREGEDFRAGAVFVVDKPLHWTSFDVVNKVRICLRKGYGKIKVGHAGTLDPLASGVVIICVGKETKKIEEYMGQEKEYVAEITFGHTTPSYDLETSFDGEFSYEQVDRACLERAVQQFIGEIEQFPPSYSAVRVDGVRAYEMARRGDEVEMKSRKVMVREIEILKAEFPIVELRIVCSKGTYIRSLAHDLGKVCGSGSHLSALRRTRVGDFRVEDGFKMDEIIGVLQENL from the coding sequence ATGAGCAAGTGGGGTAATATTTTTTTTAGAGAAGGAGAGGATTTTCGGGCAGGAGCGGTGTTCGTGGTCGATAAGCCATTGCATTGGACATCGTTTGACGTGGTGAACAAAGTTCGTATTTGCTTGAGAAAAGGATACGGGAAGATAAAAGTGGGGCATGCGGGGACGTTGGACCCTTTGGCGTCGGGAGTGGTGATTATATGCGTGGGGAAGGAGACAAAGAAGATCGAGGAGTATATGGGACAGGAGAAAGAGTACGTGGCGGAGATTACTTTCGGGCATACGACTCCTTCTTATGATTTGGAGACATCTTTTGACGGGGAGTTTTCGTATGAGCAAGTGGACAGAGCTTGTTTGGAGCGGGCGGTCCAGCAGTTTATCGGGGAGATTGAACAGTTCCCGCCTTCTTATTCGGCTGTTCGTGTTGACGGGGTCCGGGCGTACGAGATGGCACGCCGGGGGGACGAGGTGGAGATGAAGAGCCGGAAGGTGATGGTCCGGGAGATTGAAATATTGAAAGCGGAATTTCCAATAGTGGAACTTCGGATCGTGTGTAGCAAGGGAACGTACATCCGTTCGCTGGCTCATGATTTGGGAAAAGTCTGCGGGAGTGGTTCGCATTTGTCAGCTCTAAGAAGAACCCGTGTCGGGGACTTCCGGGTGGAAGATGGGTTTAAAATGGATGAAATTATTGGAGTTTTACAGGAAAATTTGTAA
- the queA gene encoding tRNA preQ1(34) S-adenosylmethionine ribosyltransferase-isomerase QueA has product MKLSKFKYKLPPELIALHPTPNRDEARLMVLDRKTGKIEHKVFKDVIDYFDEKDVFVFNDSKVFPARLYGNKEKTGAEIEVFLLRELNPELRIWDVLVDPARKIRIGNKLYFGEDDSMVAEVIDNTTSRGRTLRFLFDGEYDEFKKELYALGETPLPRFINRKVEPEDAENYQTIFARHEGAVAAPTAGMHFSRELMKRMEIKGIDFAYITLHVGLGNFREVDVEDLTKHKMDSEQIFVTPETVKIVNDAKDEKHKICAVGTTVVRTLESCVTTKGRLTEFEGWTNKFIFPPYDFSVPDAFISNFHLPYSTLLMMVAAFGGYEHVMEAYNQAVKEKYRFGTYGDAMLII; this is encoded by the coding sequence ATGAAATTATCTAAGTTTAAATATAAGTTGCCGCCGGAGTTGATTGCGTTACATCCGACGCCTAACCGGGATGAGGCCCGGTTGATGGTTCTGGATCGGAAAACCGGAAAGATTGAACACAAGGTATTTAAAGATGTGATTGATTATTTTGACGAGAAGGATGTGTTCGTTTTTAACGATTCCAAGGTGTTTCCGGCGAGATTATATGGAAACAAGGAAAAAACTGGGGCAGAGATCGAGGTGTTCTTGCTGAGAGAGCTGAACCCGGAATTGCGTATCTGGGATGTGCTGGTTGATCCGGCTCGGAAAATACGTATCGGGAATAAGTTGTATTTCGGGGAAGATGATAGTATGGTGGCGGAGGTCATTGATAATACCACTTCTCGCGGGAGAACTTTACGTTTCTTGTTCGATGGTGAATATGACGAGTTCAAGAAGGAATTGTACGCATTGGGCGAGACCCCACTTCCTCGTTTTATTAACCGGAAGGTGGAACCGGAGGATGCCGAGAATTACCAGACTATTTTTGCCCGGCATGAAGGTGCGGTGGCAGCTCCGACTGCGGGTATGCATTTTAGCCGCGAGTTGATGAAACGGATGGAGATCAAGGGGATTGATTTTGCTTATATCACGTTGCACGTCGGTCTGGGGAACTTCCGGGAGGTGGATGTGGAGGATTTGACGAAACACAAGATGGATTCGGAACAAATCTTCGTGACACCGGAAACAGTGAAGATCGTGAATGATGCGAAAGATGAAAAGCATAAAATTTGTGCTGTGGGTACGACGGTGGTACGTACGTTAGAAAGTTGCGTGACCACGAAAGGACGGTTGACTGAATTTGAAGGGTGGACGAACAAGTTTATCTTCCCCCCGTATGATTTCAGCGTGCCGGATGCTTTCATTTCCAATTTCCATTTGCCTTATTCAACGTTATTGATGATGGTGGCGGCCTTCGGTGGGTATGAACACGTTATGGAAGCGTATAATCAGGCGGTTAAGGAGAAATATCGTTTTGGTACTTATGGCGATGCCATGCTTATCATTTAA